The window AAGAACCTTTCCACCTATGCCGGTTCGAAATAACCAGGGGGCGGCGATGATCGAATTCCTCCTCGCGGGGATCCCGCTCCTCCTCCTGATGATGGCGATCGTCCAACTATCCCTCCTCTGGGCGGGGAAGAGCGCCGTCGATACGGCGGCGCACCTTGCCGCCAGGAAATTCGCACGCGTCGCCCGGGAAGATTTCCGCAAGGCTCGGGAAATGGCCTTTCTCGAGGCGTTCCAGGTGTGCCGGAACCGTCCCGGGGGATCGTTCGGATCGGTCGCCATGACCTCCCTCGACGTCACGAAGGACGGCGAACGGGGGGCCAACCGCGCCAAGGCCGGCGAGGCGCTCTGCGTTCGCCTGACGCACGGCGTCGAACTGGTCGTCCCCTGGATCGACCGGATCCTGTACACCCTTTCTCCGGGAAAGAAGATTCGACTCGGGAGCCGCTACTACCTGATGCTGCAATCCGCCCGCTGGGTAACGGTGGAATGACCATGATCGGATATTTCTCGCGACAGGCGGTACAACTGCGCGCCGGGAACCGCGGCCAGGCGACGGCTCTCTTCCTGGTCGTCTCCGTAACGCTCCTGGTGGTGGTCTTCGCCTCGATCCGCCTGCACCACGTCGCGGCCGCCCGGGTGACCGCTGCGAATTCGGTCGACGCGATCGCCCTGTCGGCCGCCACCTGGGAGGCGCGGTGCCTGAACCTGATCGCGGCGCTGAACGACGGGGCGATCCAATGCTTCCGCGTCATCCGGTGGACGTGCGTGGTGTGGGCCGTGCTGGCCGTCGCCGCGGCGACCGGATACGGCGTTCCGGCGTTCGAGGAGTACAGCAGGAGAGCACGGAAGCTCATCGCCGGATACTGGGATACCGCGCACATGCTCGTATCCTGGTCCGAAAAGATCCGGAAGGCGGCGCCGTACCTGGTCCTCGGCGATGTCGCATCCTTGTCGAAACAGCGGAACGTCCCCGGGATCCTTTTCCCGTTGAATCCCGTCGGCTCCCATGACGGGAAGAACACGCTCGAGCTCCACCTCGCCCCCGGTCCGAAGATCACCCTCCTTGACGCCATCGCCCCCATCAGCGCCGCGCTGAACCGGCTGAAGAGCAACCGGATCCTCAAGAGCGCGGCGAAGGCGGTCATCGCCCTCCTCGACGCCGTGCTGCGCGGAATCGTCGGAACCGCCAAGGGACCGATCCGGATGCTCGAACCCGAG is drawn from bacterium and contains these coding sequences:
- a CDS encoding TadE/TadG family type IV pilus assembly protein, with the translated sequence MIEFLLAGIPLLLLMMAIVQLSLLWAGKSAVDTAAHLAARKFARVAREDFRKAREMAFLEAFQVCRNRPGGSFGSVAMTSLDVTKDGERGANRAKAGEALCVRLTHGVELVVPWIDRILYTLSPGKKIRLGSRYYLMLQSARWVTVE